Proteins encoded within one genomic window of Bacillus sp. 1NLA3E:
- a CDS encoding VOC family protein, with the protein MIKKLGQIMLYVNNQEEILKFWTEKVGFILVSEEDNGEGLKWFEIAPTKEAETSFVLHNKELIAKMHPELNLNTPSLMFYSEDVDKLYQDFLDKNIKVGEMVNMPNGKVFNFADNEDNYFAVMEKL; encoded by the coding sequence ATGATAAAAAAATTAGGCCAAATTATGTTGTATGTAAATAACCAAGAAGAGATATTGAAATTTTGGACAGAGAAAGTAGGGTTTATCTTGGTTTCTGAAGAAGATAACGGCGAAGGTCTAAAATGGTTTGAAATTGCTCCAACTAAGGAAGCAGAAACTAGTTTCGTACTCCACAATAAAGAATTAATTGCTAAAATGCATCCTGAGTTAAATCTTAATACGCCTTCGCTAATGTTTTATTCGGAGGATGTCGATAAATTATATCAAGACTTTTTGGATAAAAATATTAAAGTCGGAGAAATGGTAAATATGCCTAATGGTAAGGTCTTTAACTTTGCTGATAATGAAGATAATTATTTTGCGGTCATGGAAAAGCTGTGA
- a CDS encoding VOC family protein: protein MVSKASIAPWLSVRNVKESLEFYLAAFGATEVYRLEDDTGKPVVAHLSINEADFWIQEDLNCNFESASRGFFRMILTVENPDWVFQQALLAGADKVSDVSDDHGWRIGHLIDPFGYHWEIGKPIN, encoded by the coding sequence ATGGTGAGTAAAGCTAGTATTGCTCCATGGCTTTCGGTGAGAAATGTAAAGGAGTCATTAGAATTTTATTTGGCAGCGTTCGGGGCGACTGAAGTTTATCGACTTGAAGACGATACTGGAAAGCCAGTTGTCGCTCATCTATCCATAAATGAGGCGGATTTTTGGATTCAAGAGGACCTAAACTGTAACTTTGAGTCAGCAAGTCGGGGATTTTTTCGGATGATTCTCACAGTTGAGAATCCAGATTGGGTATTCCAACAAGCCCTTTTAGCAGGAGCAGATAAAGTATCGGATGTAAGTGACGACCATGGCTGGAGAATTGGACATCTCATCGATCCCTTTGGCTACCACTGGGAAATTGGCAAGCCAATTAACTAA